A window from Phalacrocorax aristotelis chromosome 5, bGulAri2.1, whole genome shotgun sequence encodes these proteins:
- the BCS1L gene encoding mitochondrial chaperone BCS1 isoform X2, whose protein sequence is MVRAGSWPEAAPGGSGGRDYRERRSAGQSGAVRRGASGSWSPPACLTLWPVQKEESPAASSCLSPRYRRKWIRIERNREKQMIDLHTGTPWESITFTALGTNREIFFSILQEARELALQQQEGRTIMYTAMGAEWRQFGFPRRRRPLSSVVLEEGVSERLVQDVKEFIDNPKWYSERGIPYRRGYLLYGPPGCGKSSFITALAGELQYSICLLSLSDHSLSDDRLNHLLSVAPQQSIILLEDVDAAFISRDLAAENPALYQGMGRLTFSGLLNALDGVASTEARIVFMTTNYVDRLDPALVRPGRVDLKQYVGHCSHWQLARMFQRFYPEQPPAAAKRFAEQALAVSEQISAAQVQGHFMLYKMDPEGAIANIRSILL, encoded by the exons ATGGTGCGAGCCGGCAGCTGGCCGGAAGCGGCGCCGGGCGGAAGTGGGGGTCGGGACTATAGAGAGCGGCGCAGCGCGGGCCAGAGCGGTGCGGTGCGGCGCGGAG CCTCAGGCTCCTGGTCCCCTCCTGCCTGTCTCACCCTGTGGCCTGTACAGAAGGAGGAGTCTCCTGCGGCCAGCAGCTGTCTGAGCCCCCG GTATCGCAGGAAGTGGATTCGCATCGAGCGCAACCGGGAGAAGCAGATGATTGACCTGCACACGGGGACCCCCTGGGAGTCCATCACCTTCACTGCACTGGGCACCAACAGGGAGATCTTCTTTAGTATCCTCCAGGAAG CCCGGGAGctggcactgcagcagcaggaggggaggacGATCATGTACACAGCCATGGGAGCAGAGTGGCGGCAGTTTGGCTtcccccgccggcggcggcctCTCAGCTCAGTGGTGCTGGAGGAAGGTGTGTCAGAGAGGCTGGTCCAGGACGTGAAGGAGTTCATCGACAACCCCAAGTGGTACAGCGAGAGAG GAATCCCCTACCGAAGAGGCTACCTGCTGTATGGTCCTCCTGGCTGTGGGAAGAGCAGCTTCAT cacagccctggctggggagctgcagtaCAGTATCTGCCTGCTGAGCCTCAGCGACCACAGCCTCTCCGATGACCGGCTCAATCACCTCCTGAGCGTGGCACCACAGCAGAGCATCATCCTGCTGGAGGATGTGGACGCTGCCTTCATCAGCCGGGACCTCGCTGCTGAGA ACCCAGCTCTGTACCAAGGCATGGGGCGCCTGACCTTCAGCGGCCTCCTCAACGCCCTGGATGGTGTGGCCTCCACGGAGGCGAGAATCGTCTTCATGACTACCAACTACGTGGACAG gctggatccagccCTGGTGCGGCCCGGCCGCGTGGATCTCAAGCAGTACGTGGGCCATTGCTCCCACTGGCAGCTTGCCCGCATGTTCCAGCGCTTCTACCCCGAGCagcccccagctgcagccaagCGGTTTGCGGAGCAGGCACTGGCGGTCTCTGAGCAGATCAGCGCTGCCCAAGTGCAGGGCCACTTCATGCTCTACAAGATGGACCCTGAAGGAGCCATTGCAAACATACGCTCCATCCTGCTGTGA
- the RNF25 gene encoding E3 ubiquitin-protein ligase RNF25 isoform X2, whose amino-acid sequence MAAVGEEAEAADWALPMEAEVLESIYLEELRVVRGRGRWEPWEISITLHPATAQDQDSQYVRFTLVLSVPPQYPNKTPEISIRNPRGLSDEQIQKISQSLRSIAEARLGTEVLYELIEEREAFTKTQCYHYFHSHCLARYAQHMEEEILTQQEEAEQHQAPSSKQEVGVQCPVCRETLVYDLCALKAAPPPQHPLEPYRPDAKTLQRQEELRLIFKRQQEKGGIIDPEAERNRYFISLQAPPAAVSPSQGAAASEPLVSASAVGAPQPPSQALAPEPAGALEARAEPRQPERPAVPREQQSKRERHRGERPGPRGQGRQSCSSLQEPAEEACHLLHGSRGPRGFSRRPERRPGGRHSQEFPKPHNRSRAATLAERKELCAEDPSPATEAVDLKEEHCDVERWTPKEEAEAQGREKENLAFNRSDHRAAPSWQGHHRPWDCGRWERSRVQERGSYPRAPRGRGAFRPSGRREAHLLEKENGS is encoded by the exons ATGGCGGCGGTCGGTGAGGAGGCAGAGGCGGCGGACTG GGCGCTGCCGATGGAGGCGGAAGTGCTGGAGTCCATCTACCTGGAGGAACTGCGGGTGGTGCGGGGCCGTGGCAG gtgggagccctgggagatCAGTATCACCCTGCACCCCGCCACGGCCCAGGACCAGGACTCCCAGTACGTCCGCTTCACCCTGGTGCTCTCCGTGCCCCCCCAG taTCCCAACAAAACTCCGGAAATCTCAATCAGGAATCCGCGGGGGCTGTCAGATGAGCAAATTCAAAA GATTTCCCAGTCCCTCAGAAGCATTGCTGAAGCCAGGCTGGGGACGGAGGTGCTCTACGAACTGATTGAG GAGAGAGAAGCCTTCACAAAGACCCAGTGCTACCACTACTTCCACTCCCACTGCCTGGCCCGCTACGCCCAGCACATGGAGGAGGAGATCCTCACGCaacaggaggaggcagagcagcaccAGGCACCATCCTCCAAACAG GAAGTTGGTGTGCAGTGCCCTGTCTGCCGGGAGACCCTGGTCTACGATCTGTGTGCTCTGAAGGCAGCACcgcccccacagcacccactg GAGCCGTACAGGCCAGATGCCAAAACGCTGCAGCGCCAAGAAGAACTGCGCTTAATTTTCAAGAGACAGCAAGAGAAAGGGGGAATCATTGACCCTGAAGCAGAGAGGAACCGTTACTTCATCAGCCTTCAGGCG cctccagctgctgtcAGTCCAAGCCAAGGGGCTGCTGCCTCTGAGCCACTGGTGAGTGCAAGTGCTGTGGGTGCACCCCAGCCACCCAGCCAAGCCTTGGCTCCAGAGCCAGCTGGGGCACTGGAGGCCAGGGCAGAACCCAGGCAGCCTGAGAGGCCTGCTgtgcccagggagcagcagagcaagagggaaaGGCATAGAGGGGAAAGGCCAGGCCCCAGAGGCCAGGGCAGGCAGTCATGCAGCAGCTTGCAGGAACCAGCGGAGGAAGCCTGTCATCTGCTCCACGGCTCAAGGGGGCCCAGGGGATTCAGCCGAAGACCTGAGCGGAGACCTGGTGGGAGGCACAGCCAGGAGTTTCCAAAGCCTCACAACAGAAgcagggctgccaccttggCTGAAAGAAAGGAGTTGTGCGCCGAAGACCCCTCACCAgcaacagaggcagtggactTGAAAGAGGAGCACTGTGATGTGGAGAGATGGACCCCAAAGGAGGAGGCTGAggcccagggcagggagaaggagaacCTGGCATTCAACCGCAGTGACCACAGAGCAGCCCCCAGCTGGCAGGGACACCACAGGCCCTGGGATTGCGGGAGGTGGGAGAGGTCCAGGGTCCAGGAGCGTGGTTCCTACCCCAGAGCGCCGAGAGGGCGAGGGGCTTTCAGGCCCAGTGGACGTCGAGAAGCCCATCTCCTTGAGAAGGAGAATGGCTCCTAG
- the BCS1L gene encoding mitochondrial chaperone BCS1 isoform X1: protein MPFLDLVLALKDNPYFGAGFGLVGVGTALALARKGAQFGLVAFRRHYMITLEVPSKDKSYHWLLNWISHHAKHTQHLSVQTSYLQHESGRVSTKFDFVPSPGNHFIWYRRKWIRIERNREKQMIDLHTGTPWESITFTALGTNREIFFSILQEARELALQQQEGRTIMYTAMGAEWRQFGFPRRRRPLSSVVLEEGVSERLVQDVKEFIDNPKWYSERGIPYRRGYLLYGPPGCGKSSFITALAGELQYSICLLSLSDHSLSDDRLNHLLSVAPQQSIILLEDVDAAFISRDLAAENPALYQGMGRLTFSGLLNALDGVASTEARIVFMTTNYVDRLDPALVRPGRVDLKQYVGHCSHWQLARMFQRFYPEQPPAAAKRFAEQALAVSEQISAAQVQGHFMLYKMDPEGAIANIRSILL, encoded by the exons ATGCCCTTTTTGGACTTGGTCTTAGCACTGAAGGACAACCCGTACTTTGGGGCTGGGTTTGGCCTTGTTGGGGTGGGCACAGCCCTGGCGTTAGCCCGGAAAGGGGCCCAGTTTGGGCTGGTGGCTTTCAGGCGCCATTACATGATCACCTTGGAGGTGCCCAGTAAGGATAAGAGCTACCACTGGCTGCTGAACTGGATCTCCCACCACGCCAAGCACACGCAGCACCTCAGCGTCCAGACGTCCTACCTGCAGCATGAAAGTGGGCGCGTCAGCACCAAGTTCGACTTtgtccccagccctgggaaCCATTTTATCTG GTATCGCAGGAAGTGGATTCGCATCGAGCGCAACCGGGAGAAGCAGATGATTGACCTGCACACGGGGACCCCCTGGGAGTCCATCACCTTCACTGCACTGGGCACCAACAGGGAGATCTTCTTTAGTATCCTCCAGGAAG CCCGGGAGctggcactgcagcagcaggaggggaggacGATCATGTACACAGCCATGGGAGCAGAGTGGCGGCAGTTTGGCTtcccccgccggcggcggcctCTCAGCTCAGTGGTGCTGGAGGAAGGTGTGTCAGAGAGGCTGGTCCAGGACGTGAAGGAGTTCATCGACAACCCCAAGTGGTACAGCGAGAGAG GAATCCCCTACCGAAGAGGCTACCTGCTGTATGGTCCTCCTGGCTGTGGGAAGAGCAGCTTCAT cacagccctggctggggagctgcagtaCAGTATCTGCCTGCTGAGCCTCAGCGACCACAGCCTCTCCGATGACCGGCTCAATCACCTCCTGAGCGTGGCACCACAGCAGAGCATCATCCTGCTGGAGGATGTGGACGCTGCCTTCATCAGCCGGGACCTCGCTGCTGAGA ACCCAGCTCTGTACCAAGGCATGGGGCGCCTGACCTTCAGCGGCCTCCTCAACGCCCTGGATGGTGTGGCCTCCACGGAGGCGAGAATCGTCTTCATGACTACCAACTACGTGGACAG gctggatccagccCTGGTGCGGCCCGGCCGCGTGGATCTCAAGCAGTACGTGGGCCATTGCTCCCACTGGCAGCTTGCCCGCATGTTCCAGCGCTTCTACCCCGAGCagcccccagctgcagccaagCGGTTTGCGGAGCAGGCACTGGCGGTCTCTGAGCAGATCAGCGCTGCCCAAGTGCAGGGCCACTTCATGCTCTACAAGATGGACCCTGAAGGAGCCATTGCAAACATACGCTCCATCCTGCTGTGA
- the RNF25 gene encoding E3 ubiquitin-protein ligase RNF25 isoform X1: protein MAAVGEEAEAADWALPMEAEVLESIYLEELRVVRGRGRWEPWEISITLHPATAQDQDSQYVRFTLVLSVPPQYPNKTPEISIRNPRGLSDEQIQKISQSLRSIAEARLGTEVLYELIEKGKEILTDNNIPYGQCVICLYGFQEREAFTKTQCYHYFHSHCLARYAQHMEEEILTQQEEAEQHQAPSSKQEVGVQCPVCRETLVYDLCALKAAPPPQHPLEPYRPDAKTLQRQEELRLIFKRQQEKGGIIDPEAERNRYFISLQAPPAAVSPSQGAAASEPLVSASAVGAPQPPSQALAPEPAGALEARAEPRQPERPAVPREQQSKRERHRGERPGPRGQGRQSCSSLQEPAEEACHLLHGSRGPRGFSRRPERRPGGRHSQEFPKPHNRSRAATLAERKELCAEDPSPATEAVDLKEEHCDVERWTPKEEAEAQGREKENLAFNRSDHRAAPSWQGHHRPWDCGRWERSRVQERGSYPRAPRGRGAFRPSGRREAHLLEKENGS from the exons ATGGCGGCGGTCGGTGAGGAGGCAGAGGCGGCGGACTG GGCGCTGCCGATGGAGGCGGAAGTGCTGGAGTCCATCTACCTGGAGGAACTGCGGGTGGTGCGGGGCCGTGGCAG gtgggagccctgggagatCAGTATCACCCTGCACCCCGCCACGGCCCAGGACCAGGACTCCCAGTACGTCCGCTTCACCCTGGTGCTCTCCGTGCCCCCCCAG taTCCCAACAAAACTCCGGAAATCTCAATCAGGAATCCGCGGGGGCTGTCAGATGAGCAAATTCAAAA GATTTCCCAGTCCCTCAGAAGCATTGCTGAAGCCAGGCTGGGGACGGAGGTGCTCTACGAACTGATTGAG aaaggaaaggagattCTCACTGACAACAATATTCCTTATGGCCAGTGTGTGATCTGCCTCTATGGATTCCAG GAGAGAGAAGCCTTCACAAAGACCCAGTGCTACCACTACTTCCACTCCCACTGCCTGGCCCGCTACGCCCAGCACATGGAGGAGGAGATCCTCACGCaacaggaggaggcagagcagcaccAGGCACCATCCTCCAAACAG GAAGTTGGTGTGCAGTGCCCTGTCTGCCGGGAGACCCTGGTCTACGATCTGTGTGCTCTGAAGGCAGCACcgcccccacagcacccactg GAGCCGTACAGGCCAGATGCCAAAACGCTGCAGCGCCAAGAAGAACTGCGCTTAATTTTCAAGAGACAGCAAGAGAAAGGGGGAATCATTGACCCTGAAGCAGAGAGGAACCGTTACTTCATCAGCCTTCAGGCG cctccagctgctgtcAGTCCAAGCCAAGGGGCTGCTGCCTCTGAGCCACTGGTGAGTGCAAGTGCTGTGGGTGCACCCCAGCCACCCAGCCAAGCCTTGGCTCCAGAGCCAGCTGGGGCACTGGAGGCCAGGGCAGAACCCAGGCAGCCTGAGAGGCCTGCTgtgcccagggagcagcagagcaagagggaaaGGCATAGAGGGGAAAGGCCAGGCCCCAGAGGCCAGGGCAGGCAGTCATGCAGCAGCTTGCAGGAACCAGCGGAGGAAGCCTGTCATCTGCTCCACGGCTCAAGGGGGCCCAGGGGATTCAGCCGAAGACCTGAGCGGAGACCTGGTGGGAGGCACAGCCAGGAGTTTCCAAAGCCTCACAACAGAAgcagggctgccaccttggCTGAAAGAAAGGAGTTGTGCGCCGAAGACCCCTCACCAgcaacagaggcagtggactTGAAAGAGGAGCACTGTGATGTGGAGAGATGGACCCCAAAGGAGGAGGCTGAggcccagggcagggagaaggagaacCTGGCATTCAACCGCAGTGACCACAGAGCAGCCCCCAGCTGGCAGGGACACCACAGGCCCTGGGATTGCGGGAGGTGGGAGAGGTCCAGGGTCCAGGAGCGTGGTTCCTACCCCAGAGCGCCGAGAGGGCGAGGGGCTTTCAGGCCCAGTGGACGTCGAGAAGCCCATCTCCTTGAGAAGGAGAATGGCTCCTAG
- the BCS1L gene encoding mitochondrial chaperone BCS1 isoform X3 translates to MIDLHTGTPWESITFTALGTNREIFFSILQEARELALQQQEGRTIMYTAMGAEWRQFGFPRRRRPLSSVVLEEGVSERLVQDVKEFIDNPKWYSERGIPYRRGYLLYGPPGCGKSSFITALAGELQYSICLLSLSDHSLSDDRLNHLLSVAPQQSIILLEDVDAAFISRDLAAENPALYQGMGRLTFSGLLNALDGVASTEARIVFMTTNYVDRLDPALVRPGRVDLKQYVGHCSHWQLARMFQRFYPEQPPAAAKRFAEQALAVSEQISAAQVQGHFMLYKMDPEGAIANIRSILL, encoded by the exons ATGATTGACCTGCACACGGGGACCCCCTGGGAGTCCATCACCTTCACTGCACTGGGCACCAACAGGGAGATCTTCTTTAGTATCCTCCAGGAAG CCCGGGAGctggcactgcagcagcaggaggggaggacGATCATGTACACAGCCATGGGAGCAGAGTGGCGGCAGTTTGGCTtcccccgccggcggcggcctCTCAGCTCAGTGGTGCTGGAGGAAGGTGTGTCAGAGAGGCTGGTCCAGGACGTGAAGGAGTTCATCGACAACCCCAAGTGGTACAGCGAGAGAG GAATCCCCTACCGAAGAGGCTACCTGCTGTATGGTCCTCCTGGCTGTGGGAAGAGCAGCTTCAT cacagccctggctggggagctgcagtaCAGTATCTGCCTGCTGAGCCTCAGCGACCACAGCCTCTCCGATGACCGGCTCAATCACCTCCTGAGCGTGGCACCACAGCAGAGCATCATCCTGCTGGAGGATGTGGACGCTGCCTTCATCAGCCGGGACCTCGCTGCTGAGA ACCCAGCTCTGTACCAAGGCATGGGGCGCCTGACCTTCAGCGGCCTCCTCAACGCCCTGGATGGTGTGGCCTCCACGGAGGCGAGAATCGTCTTCATGACTACCAACTACGTGGACAG gctggatccagccCTGGTGCGGCCCGGCCGCGTGGATCTCAAGCAGTACGTGGGCCATTGCTCCCACTGGCAGCTTGCCCGCATGTTCCAGCGCTTCTACCCCGAGCagcccccagctgcagccaagCGGTTTGCGGAGCAGGCACTGGCGGTCTCTGAGCAGATCAGCGCTGCCCAAGTGCAGGGCCACTTCATGCTCTACAAGATGGACCCTGAAGGAGCCATTGCAAACATACGCTCCATCCTGCTGTGA